One window from the genome of Serinibacter salmoneus encodes:
- a CDS encoding ABC transporter permease: MRRAFGVPGWISLAAALWLLLAVAAPGVIAPGDPTAIDPAAALSPPSWAHPMGTDESGRDVWTRVVHGARDSLGVGLAATAIGTAIALVLGFAAGLGRRWVDLGVGRAIEVLYAFPTLVLALLLVAVRGPGLASSVLAVGIASAPGYARILRARVRSVAGSGYVQAARLEGTGAMRSLTRHVVPNTLWPLAVVVTLGIGQAVVWVAGLGFLGLGALPPDPEWGAMLNAGRLYLTTAWWMSLGPGLAITVTALAATGLGRALGRVGAA, translated from the coding sequence ATGAGGCGCGCGTTCGGCGTGCCCGGCTGGATCTCGCTGGCGGCGGCGCTGTGGCTGCTGCTCGCCGTCGCCGCCCCCGGGGTGATCGCCCCCGGCGACCCGACGGCGATCGATCCCGCCGCGGCCCTCTCGCCGCCCTCCTGGGCCCACCCCATGGGCACCGACGAGTCCGGCCGGGACGTGTGGACCCGGGTGGTGCACGGCGCCCGCGACTCCCTCGGGGTGGGGCTCGCGGCCACCGCGATCGGCACCGCGATCGCGCTGGTGCTCGGCTTCGCGGCGGGCCTGGGCCGCCGGTGGGTGGACCTCGGCGTGGGGCGCGCCATCGAGGTGCTGTACGCCTTCCCCACCCTCGTGCTCGCCCTGCTGCTCGTGGCGGTGCGGGGCCCGGGGCTGGCCTCCTCGGTGCTGGCGGTGGGGATCGCGAGCGCCCCGGGGTATGCCCGGATCCTGCGCGCCCGGGTGCGCTCGGTGGCCGGCTCGGGGTACGTGCAGGCGGCGCGGCTGGAGGGCACCGGCGCGATGCGCTCCCTCACGCGCCACGTGGTCCCCAACACCCTGTGGCCGCTCGCGGTGGTGGTCACCCTCGGCATCGGACAGGCGGTGGTGTGGGTGGCCGGGCTCGGCTTCCTCGGGCTCGGCGCCCTGCCGCCGGATCCGGAGTGGGGGGCCATGCTGAACGCCGGGCGGCTGTACCTGACCACCGCCTGGTGGATGTCGCTGGGCCCGGGACTGGCGATCACGGTGACGGCGCTGGCCGCCACGGGCCTGGGAAGGGCCCTCGGCCGGGTGGGGGCGGCATGA
- a CDS encoding DUF4349 domain-containing protein — protein sequence MDAGEGTPGARGWVHWRRLERRVPAWIALLALPLALVLLLAGCSVSAGDASSDTDGAWSEGSEMSGGEAYAGDEAAEEARLMEESAMDAAGGGDAAASGVAADSMPMLPGGSPAGEDREVVVTGWLTLAVDDPAAAAEQVPAIVAAAGGWVENRWLGTTYEGGGGPAASVTARVPSADLEDFLASLGDLGEITAQEVTSEDVTGQVQDLQARITATEASIERLLELIVEAEDTEALIYAEEVLTSRQAELEYLRASAERLGGQIDYATVTVQIETSEAVAAGETPGFAGGLTDGWNALVRAGNATLVALGAALPWLGVAAILGAVVWGIRRSVRRRRAAREVTVSEPTGE from the coding sequence ATGGACGCAGGCGAGGGAACACCTGGTGCACGCGGCTGGGTCCACTGGCGTCGACTCGAACGCAGGGTGCCGGCGTGGATCGCGCTGCTCGCGCTGCCGCTGGCCCTGGTGTTGCTGCTCGCGGGGTGCAGCGTGTCGGCTGGTGATGCCTCGAGTGACACCGACGGCGCGTGGTCGGAGGGCAGCGAGATGTCCGGCGGTGAGGCGTACGCCGGTGACGAGGCCGCCGAGGAGGCCCGGCTCATGGAGGAGTCCGCGATGGACGCCGCTGGCGGAGGCGATGCTGCTGCGTCAGGGGTGGCTGCGGACTCGATGCCGATGCTGCCCGGCGGGTCGCCCGCGGGGGAGGACCGGGAGGTGGTCGTCACCGGATGGCTGACCCTCGCCGTCGACGATCCCGCTGCGGCCGCCGAGCAGGTGCCCGCGATCGTTGCGGCGGCGGGCGGCTGGGTGGAGAACCGCTGGCTCGGCACCACCTACGAGGGCGGCGGCGGACCGGCGGCGAGCGTGACGGCGCGGGTGCCGAGCGCCGACCTGGAGGACTTCCTCGCCTCGCTCGGCGACCTCGGGGAGATCACCGCGCAGGAGGTCACCAGTGAGGACGTCACCGGCCAGGTGCAGGACCTGCAGGCGCGCATCACGGCGACCGAGGCCTCGATCGAGCGGCTCCTGGAGCTCATCGTGGAGGCGGAGGACACCGAGGCGCTCATCTACGCCGAGGAGGTGCTGACCTCGCGGCAGGCGGAACTGGAGTACCTGCGGGCCTCCGCCGAGCGGCTCGGCGGGCAGATCGACTACGCCACCGTCACCGTGCAGATCGAGACCTCCGAGGCCGTCGCCGCCGGCGAGACCCCGGGGTTCGCCGGTGGGCTGACCGACGGCTGGAATGCGCTCGTGCGCGCCGGCAACGCGACGCTCGTGGCGCTGGGGGCCGCTCTGCCGTGGCTCGGCGTCGCCGCGATCCTCGGCGCCGTGGTGTGGGGGATCCGGCGCTCGGTGCGCCGCCGCCGCGCCGCGCGCGAGGTGACGGTCAGCGAGCCGACCGGCGAGTGA
- a CDS encoding TetR/AcrR family transcriptional regulator, with protein sequence MSERRRAGRPPAASRDLLEEAACELFLERGYDAVSVADITSRAGVSRSTFFNYFPAKSDLLWSSFDAAVRDLHEGLTQHRARRRTTGRACEADAVAEALRELARTLPPGNVTLALSQFHAMGLGEELRAAQAQRVAGVADVVAEHLEATGQGELAARAQATAYAGALLAAVAAWAGSGAGRADLLPLLEEALGAVAALRT encoded by the coding sequence GTGAGTGAACGTCGTCGCGCCGGCCGGCCCCCCGCCGCCTCCCGCGACCTGTTGGAAGAAGCGGCCTGCGAGCTCTTCCTCGAGCGCGGCTACGACGCGGTGTCTGTGGCGGACATCACCTCGCGGGCCGGGGTCTCCCGCTCCACGTTCTTCAACTACTTCCCCGCCAAGAGCGACCTGCTCTGGTCCTCCTTCGACGCCGCGGTCCGTGATCTGCACGAGGGGCTCACCCAGCACCGGGCGCGGCGGCGCACCACCGGGCGGGCGTGCGAGGCGGACGCGGTGGCCGAAGCCCTGCGCGAGCTGGCGCGCACCCTGCCGCCCGGGAACGTCACGCTTGCCCTCTCCCAATTCCACGCCATGGGACTGGGGGAGGAGTTGCGAGCCGCGCAGGCGCAGCGCGTGGCGGGGGTGGCGGACGTGGTGGCCGAGCACCTGGAGGCCACCGGGCAGGGCGAGCTGGCCGCGCGGGCGCAGGCGACGGCGTATGCCGGAGCCCTGCTCGCCGCGGTTGCGGCGTGGGCCGGTTCGGGAGCCGGGCGCGCGGACCTGCTGCCGCTGCTGGAGGAGGCGCTCGGCGCCGTCGCCGCGCTGCGCACCTGA
- a CDS encoding AI-2E family transporter — translation MPDRLPDRVPDSASVPSPVRKSAEWSWRFLAITGALVVIAFLVIALKVIVVPVVIAALLSALLTPVVRALRDRAHLPRWLAALVTLLATLGVVVTLVIVAGGQLINGIADLWDQVVEGFDALLDWLAEGPLGIDSGQIDSWMHSVTSMVQNNSGSIVNGTLSVATSVGQIAAGTVIALFTLFFFLQEGRSIWGWAVRLFPRGARERVDGAGHVAWSAIGSYTRTQILVACVDAIGIGLGALILGLPLVAPLTVLVFLGSFVPFIGAIATGAAAVLVALVDQGVGSALIMLLIVLAVQQIEGNVLQPFMLGPAVRLHPVAVILVVTTGTLVAGIIGALFAVPLAAVINQVIQYLNRTREDEGAPSGVAPPDETPPDETPPDETPAIEP, via the coding sequence GTGCCTGATCGTCTGCCGGATCGCGTGCCCGACTCCGCGTCGGTCCCCTCCCCCGTGCGCAAGAGCGCGGAATGGTCGTGGCGATTCCTCGCCATCACCGGCGCGCTCGTGGTGATCGCCTTCCTCGTCATCGCGCTGAAGGTCATCGTGGTGCCGGTGGTCATCGCAGCGCTGCTCTCGGCGCTGCTGACGCCGGTGGTGCGGGCGCTGCGCGACCGCGCCCACCTCCCGCGCTGGCTGGCCGCCCTGGTCACGCTGCTGGCGACCCTGGGGGTGGTGGTCACGCTCGTGATCGTGGCCGGCGGGCAGCTCATCAACGGCATCGCGGACCTGTGGGACCAGGTGGTCGAGGGGTTCGACGCCCTCCTGGACTGGCTGGCCGAGGGTCCGCTCGGCATCGACTCGGGCCAGATCGACTCCTGGATGCACAGCGTCACCTCGATGGTGCAGAACAACTCCGGGAGCATCGTCAACGGCACGCTCAGCGTGGCCACCTCGGTGGGGCAGATCGCCGCGGGCACCGTGATCGCCCTGTTCACGCTGTTCTTCTTCCTGCAGGAGGGGCGGTCGATCTGGGGCTGGGCGGTGCGCCTGTTCCCGCGCGGGGCGCGTGAGCGGGTCGACGGCGCAGGCCACGTCGCCTGGTCGGCGATCGGCAGCTACACCCGCACCCAGATCCTCGTGGCCTGCGTGGACGCGATCGGCATCGGCCTGGGCGCGCTGATCCTCGGGCTGCCGCTCGTGGCGCCGCTGACCGTGCTGGTCTTCCTCGGCTCGTTCGTGCCGTTCATCGGGGCGATCGCGACCGGGGCCGCGGCCGTGCTGGTGGCGCTCGTGGACCAGGGCGTCGGCTCGGCGCTCATCATGCTGCTCATCGTGCTGGCGGTGCAGCAGATCGAGGGGAACGTGCTGCAGCCGTTCATGCTCGGCCCGGCCGTGCGCCTGCACCCGGTCGCGGTGATCCTCGTGGTGACCACCGGGACCCTGGTGGCGGGCATCATCGGCGCGCTGTTCGCGGTGCCGCTGGCCGCCGTCATCAATCAGGTGATCCAGTACCTCAACCGCACCCGGGAGGACGAGGGCGCCCCCTCGGGCGTGGCGCCACCGGACGAGACCCCACCGGACGAGACCCCACCGGACGAGACACCGGCGATCGAGCCGTAG
- a CDS encoding ABC transporter permease, which produces MTTLLLRRALALLGRALLVVWVTATVVFLALRAAGGDPVEAVLGGPGSQAGPEAVAAAREQYGLDLPLWQQYLRQMWAVATLDLGDSYARRTPVATLIGDQLAATAVLAISALVLAWLLALAVTLVAAPAAASTRPGAAGWLARGAAGVLRGGEIVASVLPHFLLGALLVVIFAVDLGWFPATSTPGSVLGLVLPTVTLAVPLAGFLGQLLAEGLVEAERAPFATTARARGGTRVGVLLRHTLRHAATPTVALTGWAFGFLISGAVVVEVLFARPGLGRLLVDATLQRDVPVVIGGVVVIAVAYVLLTVVVEVVEALLDPRLRRTRSAAAGAARAGTTQGSAT; this is translated from the coding sequence ATGACCACCCTGCTGCTGCGCCGCGCCCTCGCGCTGCTCGGCCGCGCCCTCCTGGTGGTCTGGGTGACCGCGACGGTGGTGTTCCTCGCGCTGCGCGCCGCGGGTGGGGACCCCGTGGAGGCGGTGCTCGGCGGCCCCGGGTCCCAGGCGGGACCGGAGGCGGTGGCCGCGGCGCGGGAGCAGTACGGGCTGGACCTGCCGCTGTGGCAGCAGTACCTGCGGCAGATGTGGGCGGTGGCCACGCTCGACCTCGGCGACTCCTACGCCCGCCGCACCCCGGTGGCCACCCTGATCGGCGATCAGCTCGCCGCCACCGCGGTGCTCGCGATCAGCGCGCTGGTGCTGGCCTGGCTGCTGGCCCTGGCCGTCACCCTGGTCGCCGCTCCGGCCGCGGCCTCGACCCGCCCGGGCGCAGCGGGGTGGCTCGCCCGCGGCGCGGCCGGGGTGTTGCGCGGCGGGGAGATCGTCGCCTCGGTGCTCCCCCACTTCCTGCTCGGCGCCCTGCTCGTGGTGATCTTCGCCGTCGACCTCGGGTGGTTCCCCGCCACCTCCACCCCCGGCTCGGTGCTCGGGCTGGTGCTGCCGACCGTGACCCTGGCGGTCCCCCTGGCCGGGTTCCTCGGGCAGTTGCTGGCCGAGGGGCTGGTGGAGGCCGAGCGGGCGCCGTTCGCGACCACCGCCCGCGCCCGCGGCGGCACCCGCGTGGGGGTGCTGCTGCGGCACACCCTGCGCCACGCCGCCACCCCCACGGTCGCGCTGACCGGCTGGGCGTTCGGGTTCCTGATCTCCGGGGCGGTGGTGGTCGAGGTGCTCTTCGCCCGCCCGGGTCTGGGCCGGTTGCTGGTGGATGCCACCCTGCAGCGCGATGTGCCGGTGGTGATCGGCGGGGTCGTGGTGATCGCGGTGGCCTACGTGCTCCTCACGGTGGTGGTGGAGGTCGTCGAGGCGCTGCTGGACCCGCGGCTGCGACGCACCCGGTCGGCGGCCGCCGGGGCCGCGCGGGCGGGGACGACGCAGGGCTCGGCCACATGA
- a CDS encoding ABC transporter substrate-binding protein — protein sequence MRASATGLIASLTLVLAACSGGTTDPADPAGSTDASDATSGTASGGTLVYATGDAEPTCLDPHVGGNYPQALLASQVLEPLLQRDAEGTITPGLAQEWEVSEDGLTLTLTLAERTFTDGTPVDAEAVAANIAHLQDPDTGSSTGYLAVAKVSEVEAADERTAVLHLSEPDAALLESLTQPWTAIQSPAGLERGMEENCLAPIGTGPFVVAGWTPQQQVDLVRNEDYVPAGADAPQPAALDAITWRFVPDAATRHAALISGEVHVIDNPQPDQIVAAQADEAITHLDAPRPGSVNRIELNGGQAPFDDVAVREAFIRAAGPNPGIETLFAGVAERSYSPLASVEPTAISDPDLFGTDLEAAAALLDEAGWSETDAEGYRTRDGERLTVRFPVSTNQSVAAEQSLFQQIQANAAQVGFEVILEPMDLGSWYAALGANEYEAVSAPYTKVGPDVLRILYHSDSIEPAPSGYFANHAQLDDPALDALLEEASATQDEAARADLMAQAQEIVLASYSILPLYDQQNHFLVRGAQGVTAAGGVSTPSFASATLG from the coding sequence GTGCGCGCATCGGCCACCGGCCTCATCGCCTCGCTCACCCTCGTGCTGGCCGCGTGCAGCGGCGGCACGACCGACCCCGCCGACCCCGCCGGCAGCACCGACGCCTCGGACGCCACCTCGGGCACCGCATCCGGCGGCACCCTCGTGTACGCCACCGGCGATGCGGAGCCCACCTGCCTGGACCCGCACGTGGGCGGGAACTACCCGCAGGCGCTGCTCGCCTCCCAGGTGCTCGAGCCGTTGCTGCAACGCGACGCCGAGGGCACCATCACGCCGGGCCTCGCGCAGGAGTGGGAGGTCAGCGAGGACGGCCTCACCCTCACCCTGACCCTGGCCGAGCGCACGTTCACCGACGGCACACCCGTGGACGCCGAGGCGGTGGCCGCGAACATCGCCCACCTGCAGGACCCGGACACCGGCTCCTCCACCGGATACCTCGCAGTGGCGAAGGTGAGCGAGGTGGAGGCCGCGGACGAGCGCACCGCCGTGCTGCACCTGAGCGAACCGGACGCCGCGCTCCTGGAGTCCCTGACCCAGCCGTGGACCGCCATCCAGTCCCCCGCGGGTCTGGAGCGGGGCATGGAGGAGAACTGCCTCGCGCCGATCGGCACCGGCCCCTTCGTGGTGGCCGGGTGGACCCCGCAGCAGCAGGTGGACCTGGTGCGCAACGAGGACTACGTGCCGGCCGGGGCCGATGCCCCGCAGCCCGCCGCCCTGGACGCCATCACCTGGCGGTTCGTGCCCGACGCCGCCACCCGGCACGCCGCGCTGATCTCCGGGGAGGTGCACGTGATCGACAATCCGCAGCCGGACCAGATCGTGGCCGCGCAGGCCGACGAGGCGATCACCCACCTGGACGCCCCGCGCCCCGGCAGCGTGAACCGCATCGAGCTCAACGGCGGCCAGGCCCCGTTCGACGACGTGGCGGTCCGCGAGGCCTTCATCCGCGCCGCCGGCCCGAACCCCGGCATCGAGACCCTGTTCGCGGGGGTTGCCGAGCGCTCCTACTCCCCCCTCGCGTCGGTGGAACCCACCGCCATCAGCGACCCGGACCTGTTCGGCACCGATCTGGAGGCCGCCGCGGCACTGCTGGACGAGGCCGGCTGGAGCGAGACCGACGCGGAGGGCTACCGCACCCGGGACGGCGAGCGCCTCACGGTCCGATTCCCGGTCTCCACGAACCAGTCGGTGGCCGCCGAGCAGTCCCTGTTCCAGCAGATCCAGGCGAACGCCGCGCAGGTCGGCTTCGAGGTGATCCTGGAGCCGATGGACCTCGGCAGCTGGTACGCCGCGCTCGGCGCGAACGAGTACGAGGCGGTCTCCGCGCCGTACACGAAGGTGGGTCCGGACGTGCTGCGCATCCTGTACCACTCCGACTCGATCGAGCCGGCACCCTCGGGCTACTTCGCCAACCACGCCCAGCTCGACGACCCCGCGCTGGACGCCCTGCTGGAGGAGGCCTCCGCCACCCAGGACGAGGCCGCCCGCGCGGACCTCATGGCCCAGGCGCAGGAGATCGTGCTCGCGAGCTACAGCATCCTGCCGCTGTATGACCAGCAGAACCACTTCCTGGTGCGCGGCGCCCAAGGCGTCACGGCCGCCGGTGGCGTCTCCACGCCGTCGTTCGCGAGCGCCACCCTCGGCTGA
- the nikE gene encoding nickel ABC transporter ATP-binding protein NikE: MSAGSSPERSSSEAVLRVRDLRVAFETEGALTPVLHGVDLEVAAGECVAVVGASGAGKSVLARSLLGLAGEGGARARVSAGELRVDGVACAGATERAWRGVRGRRVGLVLQDALGSLDPLRTIGAEVGESLRLHTRAPRAARSRRVVEALRDVGLPEPGTRARQRSGELSGGMRQRALIASALVTDPPLLVLDEPTTALDATIAAGVLDLLARQRDAGTGMLLVTHDLGVVARIANRVIVLEAGRVVEEGPTARVLGAPKHRATRALLAALPRGPKPGEGPPASTVVLSAEHLVRRYPVPGGRGLVAATIAAVDDVTLALRRGEMLGIVGESGSGKSTLARLLLAAEPTDGGEVRLDGGAWSAGGERRRRAARSRIRMVPQDPLGAMDPRRTVGRILRDAGARDEAAVAALLRTVHLETGLASRMPRSLSGGQRQRVAIARALASDPEVLILDEPVSALDVAVQAGILDLLGELQRERGAAMVLISHDLAVVRRTCDRVAVMSAGRIVETGPTEQVWAQPQHEVTRALLAATAPLP, from the coding sequence ATGAGCGCTGGATCGAGCCCGGAGCGCTCCTCGAGCGAGGCCGTGCTGCGGGTACGGGACCTGCGGGTGGCCTTCGAGACCGAGGGTGCACTCACGCCGGTGCTGCACGGGGTGGACCTGGAGGTCGCCGCCGGGGAGTGCGTGGCGGTGGTGGGGGCCTCCGGCGCCGGCAAGTCGGTGCTCGCGCGCAGCCTGTTGGGCCTGGCAGGCGAGGGAGGGGCCCGCGCCCGGGTGAGTGCCGGGGAGTTGAGGGTCGACGGCGTGGCGTGCGCGGGCGCCACCGAGCGGGCCTGGCGCGGCGTGCGCGGGCGGCGGGTGGGCCTGGTGCTGCAGGACGCCCTGGGCTCCCTGGACCCGCTGCGCACGATCGGCGCGGAGGTCGGCGAGAGCCTGCGGCTGCACACGCGGGCCCCTCGGGCGGCCCGCTCCCGCCGGGTGGTGGAGGCGCTGCGTGACGTCGGCCTGCCCGAACCGGGCACGCGGGCGCGGCAGCGCTCCGGGGAACTCTCCGGCGGGATGCGTCAGCGCGCCCTCATCGCCTCCGCCCTGGTCACCGACCCACCGCTGCTCGTGCTGGACGAGCCGACCACCGCGCTGGACGCCACGATCGCCGCCGGGGTGCTGGACCTGCTCGCCCGACAGCGGGATGCGGGCACCGGGATGCTGCTGGTCACGCACGACCTCGGCGTGGTGGCGCGCATCGCCAACCGCGTGATCGTGCTGGAGGCGGGGCGGGTGGTCGAGGAGGGGCCGACCGCGCGGGTGCTCGGCGCCCCGAAGCACCGCGCGACCCGGGCGCTGCTGGCGGCCCTGCCGCGGGGCCCGAAGCCAGGCGAGGGCCCTCCGGCGAGCACCGTGGTGCTGAGCGCCGAGCACCTGGTGCGCCGCTACCCGGTGCCGGGCGGTCGTGGCCTCGTGGCTGCCACGATCGCGGCGGTGGACGACGTCACCCTCGCGCTACGCCGCGGCGAGATGCTCGGCATCGTCGGGGAGTCCGGGTCGGGCAAGTCAACGCTCGCCCGGCTGCTCCTGGCGGCCGAACCCACCGACGGCGGGGAGGTGCGCCTGGACGGCGGCGCCTGGTCCGCGGGAGGTGAGCGGCGCCGTCGTGCCGCCCGCTCCCGGATCCGGATGGTGCCCCAGGACCCCCTGGGCGCCATGGACCCGCGCCGCACGGTGGGCCGGATCCTGCGGGACGCCGGAGCCCGGGACGAGGCCGCGGTGGCCGCGCTGCTGCGCACCGTGCACCTGGAGACCGGCCTCGCCTCACGGATGCCGCGCAGCCTCTCGGGCGGTCAGCGCCAGCGGGTCGCGATCGCGCGCGCCCTGGCGAGTGACCCGGAGGTCCTCATTCTGGACGAGCCGGTCTCCGCGCTCGACGTCGCGGTGCAGGCGGGGATCCTGGACCTGCTCGGCGAGCTGCAGCGCGAGCGGGGTGCGGCGATGGTGCTGATCTCCCACGACCTGGCGGTGGTGCGCCGCACCTGCGACCGCGTGGCGGTGATGAGCGCCGGGCGGATCGTGGAGACCGGGCCCACCGAGCAGGTCTGGGCGCAGCCGCAGCACGAGGTGACCCGCGCGCTGCTCGCGGCGACCGCGCCGCTCCCCTGA